In a genomic window of Desulfatirhabdium butyrativorans DSM 18734:
- a CDS encoding Lrp/AsnC family transcriptional regulator yields MLNELEKKIVFAIQSDIPIVERPYRLLAERLQIDEETFLNTLRGLCERGIVRRLGATLRHQKSGYEANAMTAWQVAEDRVEAVGRAMAQYREISHCYRRDPAPGWPYNLYTMIHARNEDDCRAIAEAVSRQTGVDTYILLFSRREMKKTSMTYFPEDAFSDPPSAAPSAVLS; encoded by the coding sequence AATCGTGTTTGCCATTCAAAGTGACATCCCCATCGTCGAAAGGCCGTATCGTCTCTTGGCCGAGCGGCTGCAGATCGACGAGGAGACTTTTTTGAACACCCTGCGAGGGCTGTGTGAGCGGGGCATCGTACGTCGGCTCGGGGCAACGCTTCGCCACCAGAAAAGCGGATACGAAGCCAACGCCATGACGGCCTGGCAGGTGGCGGAGGATCGGGTGGAAGCCGTGGGGCGCGCCATGGCCCAATATCGGGAAATCTCCCACTGTTACCGGCGGGATCCGGCCCCCGGCTGGCCATACAACCTCTACACGATGATCCACGCCCGAAACGAAGACGACTGTCGGGCCATTGCCGAAGCCGTCTCCCGCCAAACCGGGGTAGATACCTACATTCTGCTGTTCAGTCGCAGGGAAATGAAAAAAACCTCCATGACCTACTTCCCGGAGGATGCCTTCTCAGATCCTCCGTCCGCTGCCCCATCCGCCGTTTTGTCGTGA